A genomic segment from Bacillus cereus G9842 encodes:
- the argH gene encoding argininosuccinate lyase produces MKQSKEEFIKSEGADFPGKTYVDCVLQHVFDFQRNYLLKDMFQVHKAHITMLTEESLMKIEEAKVILNALRKVERIPKDKLVYTEQHEDLFFLVEHLISQEAKCDFVSNMHIGRSRNDMGVTMYRMSLRRYVIRLMEHHLLLQESILQLADNHKETIMPAYTHTQPAQPTTFGHYTLAIYDTMQRDLERMKKTYQLLNQSPMGAAALSTTSFPIKRERVAHLLGFTNVIENSYDAVAGADYLLEVSSLLMVMMTNTSRWIHDFLLLATKEYDGITVAKPYVQISSIMPQKRNPVSIEHARAITSGALGEAFTVFQMIHNTPFGDIVDTEDDLQPYLYKGIEKTIRVFCMMNAVVRTMKVEEETLKSRSYKHAITITDFADVLTKNYDIPFRHAHHAASAIANMSLEQKKELHELHFKDVNMYLQEHFKINLLEKEWKEIISPEAFIQKRNVYGGPSKKEMERMIKNRKESFQNEEEVFEREKQRILQAETNLNSLTLNIVES; encoded by the coding sequence ATGAAACAGAGTAAGGAAGAGTTTATAAAGAGTGAAGGCGCTGATTTCCCTGGAAAAACATATGTGGATTGTGTATTACAACATGTATTTGATTTTCAACGAAATTACTTATTGAAAGATATGTTTCAAGTGCATAAAGCACATATTACGATGTTGACTGAAGAAAGTTTAATGAAAATAGAAGAAGCTAAAGTTATATTAAACGCACTTAGAAAAGTAGAGCGAATACCAAAAGATAAATTGGTATATACAGAGCAGCATGAAGACCTCTTTTTTTTAGTCGAACATTTAATTTCTCAAGAAGCGAAATGCGATTTTGTAAGTAATATGCATATTGGTAGGAGTAGAAATGATATGGGTGTAACGATGTATCGCATGAGTTTAAGGCGATATGTAATACGGTTAATGGAGCATCATTTGTTATTGCAAGAAAGTATATTACAACTTGCCGATAATCACAAGGAAACGATTATGCCAGCTTATACACATACACAACCAGCACAGCCAACAACATTTGGTCATTATACTTTAGCAATTTATGATACGATGCAAAGAGATTTAGAACGAATGAAAAAAACGTACCAACTTTTAAATCAGTCTCCAATGGGGGCGGCTGCACTCTCTACAACAAGTTTCCCGATTAAACGAGAACGAGTTGCTCATCTACTTGGATTTACAAATGTAATTGAGAACTCATATGATGCTGTTGCCGGGGCGGATTATTTATTGGAAGTTAGCTCGCTACTTATGGTAATGATGACGAACACGAGTAGATGGATTCATGACTTTTTGTTGTTAGCAACGAAAGAATATGACGGTATTACTGTTGCAAAGCCATATGTACAAATCAGTAGTATAATGCCGCAAAAACGAAATCCAGTTTCAATTGAACACGCTCGTGCAATTACGAGTGGTGCTTTAGGAGAAGCATTTACAGTATTTCAAATGATCCATAATACGCCATTTGGTGATATTGTCGATACGGAAGATGACTTGCAGCCGTATTTATATAAAGGAATTGAAAAGACCATTCGTGTTTTTTGTATGATGAATGCAGTTGTTCGAACGATGAAAGTAGAAGAAGAAACGTTGAAAAGTCGTTCCTATAAACATGCAATTACGATAACTGATTTCGCAGATGTTTTAACAAAAAATTATGACATTCCATTTCGGCATGCTCATCATGCAGCAAGTGCTATTGCAAATATGTCATTGGAGCAGAAAAAAGAACTACATGAATTACACTTCAAAGATGTAAATATGTATTTGCAAGAACATTTTAAAATAAATTTATTAGAAAAAGAGTGGAAAGAAATTATATCGCCAGAAGCTTTTATTCAAAAAAGAAATGTATACGGTGGACCGAGTAAAAAAGAAATGGAGCGCATGATTAAAAATCGAAAAGAGTCATTTCAAAATGAAGAAGAGGTATTTGAAAGGGAAAAACAAAGAATTTTACAAGCTGAAACGAATTTGAATTCATTAACTTTGAATATTGTTGAATCGTAA
- a CDS encoding serine hydrolase — protein MKKTMVCAVIVGIFVLLISGNFLVKKVWSSNNDDAQYIASFIEEHKDEKNSALLVKRNDKVVYSVNPNVVLPVASTMKLIVALEYTKQVTEGKIDSSSFVSINDVNRYYVPNTDGGAQDRWQKYLEKTGKITEGAVSLEEVAKGMVKFSSNANAEYLMELLGLDNINRNLQSLSLPAHQPLFPIVSSLYIPGYLHKELHVPKYKIEKKLKEMSQEQYREYAMNIHERLKKKGPLLQKEIPLYLEERYDKIWSDRLPAASANDYMVLLQKANHKGGLTEAEEKVWANIVETDMSAKKYRKTFRHAGQKNGYTPWTVTKAVYAMDKRGNCTEIVFLANNLNEDDSAEIRKHLANLHFQVLQSDKYDATFIK, from the coding sequence TTGAAAAAAACTATGGTATGCGCAGTAATTGTGGGTATTTTCGTTTTGCTAATATCGGGTAACTTTTTAGTGAAAAAAGTATGGAGTTCAAATAATGATGATGCACAGTATATTGCATCTTTTATTGAAGAACATAAAGATGAAAAAAATAGTGCACTTCTAGTAAAGAGAAATGATAAAGTTGTTTATTCTGTAAATCCCAATGTTGTATTGCCAGTCGCTAGTACGATGAAATTAATTGTGGCGCTTGAATATACGAAACAAGTTACTGAAGGGAAAATTGATTCGTCTAGTTTCGTTTCGATTAATGATGTGAATCGTTATTATGTTCCGAATACAGATGGAGGTGCACAAGATAGATGGCAAAAGTATTTGGAGAAGACAGGCAAGATAACTGAAGGAGCGGTTTCTTTAGAAGAAGTGGCAAAAGGAATGGTTAAGTTTAGTTCGAATGCGAATGCTGAATACTTAATGGAATTGTTAGGATTAGATAACATTAATCGGAATTTACAAAGTTTATCACTTCCTGCACATCAACCACTATTTCCAATCGTTTCATCTTTATATATCCCGGGATATTTGCATAAAGAATTGCATGTTCCAAAATATAAAATAGAAAAAAAGTTAAAAGAAATGTCTCAAGAGCAATATCGTGAATATGCGATGAATATTCATGAACGCTTAAAGAAGAAGGGACCATTATTACAGAAGGAAATTCCGCTTTATTTAGAGGAACGTTACGACAAAATTTGGTCAGATAGATTACCAGCAGCTTCCGCAAATGATTATATGGTATTACTTCAAAAAGCAAACCATAAAGGCGGCTTGACAGAGGCTGAAGAAAAAGTATGGGCAAATATCGTTGAAACAGACATGAGTGCCAAGAAATACCGTAAAACATTTAGACATGCTGGGCAAAAGAATGGTTACACACCATGGACGGTGACAAAAGCAGTTTACGCTATGGATAAACGTGGAAACTGTACAGAAATTGTGTTTTTAGCGAATAATTTAAATGAAGACGATAGTGCAGAAATACGGAAACATTTAGCAAACTTACATTTCCAAGTGTTGCAAAGTGATAAGTATGATGCGACTTTTATTAAATAA
- a CDS encoding nucleoside hydrolase, whose product MKKVLFLGDPGIDDSLAIMYGLLHPDIDIVGVVTGYGNVTQEKATSNAAYLLQMAGREDIPVINGAKIPLSGDVTTYYPEIHGADGLGPIKPPKTFLPNIKPFCAFFDLLEKYKGELIIVDAGRSTTLATAFILEKPMMKYVKEYYIMGGAFLMPGNVTPVAEANFHGDPIASQLVMQNAKNVTLVPLNVTSEAIITPEMVKYITKHSKTSFNKLIEPIFTYYYKAYRKLNPKIKGSPVHDVVTMMVAANPSLLDYVYRRVDVDTAGIAKGESIADFRPQPDAKALKNWVRIGWSLHYKKFLEDFVKIMT is encoded by the coding sequence ATGAAAAAAGTGTTATTTTTAGGAGACCCAGGCATTGATGACTCTTTAGCAATTATGTATGGATTGTTGCATCCTGATATTGATATTGTTGGGGTAGTAACGGGATATGGAAATGTAACACAAGAAAAGGCGACAAGTAATGCCGCATATTTATTGCAAATGGCAGGACGGGAAGATATACCTGTTATTAATGGTGCAAAAATCCCTTTATCCGGAGATGTTACGACGTATTATCCAGAAATTCATGGGGCAGACGGTTTAGGGCCAATTAAACCTCCAAAAACTTTTTTGCCAAATATAAAGCCTTTTTGTGCATTTTTTGATCTTCTTGAAAAATATAAAGGGGAATTAATAATAGTCGATGCTGGTAGATCAACAACACTAGCGACAGCATTTATTTTAGAAAAGCCGATGATGAAGTATGTGAAAGAATATTATATAATGGGCGGTGCTTTCTTAATGCCTGGCAATGTAACACCAGTCGCAGAGGCGAATTTTCATGGTGATCCCATTGCGTCACAATTAGTCATGCAAAATGCTAAAAATGTGACATTAGTACCACTTAACGTTACATCGGAAGCAATTATTACACCGGAAATGGTAAAATATATTACGAAACACTCTAAAACGAGTTTTAATAAGTTAATCGAGCCGATATTTACGTATTATTATAAAGCTTATAGAAAGTTAAATCCGAAAATAAAAGGAAGTCCAGTGCATGACGTCGTTACAATGATGGTTGCGGCAAATCCATCCCTTTTAGATTATGTATATCGTCGTGTCGATGTAGATACAGCTGGAATTGCAAAAGGAGAAAGTATTGCAGATTTCCGTCCTCAACCTGATGCAAAAGCATTAAAAAATTGGGTGCGAATTGGTTGGTCATTACATTATAAAAAATTTCTTGAGGATTTTGTGAAAATCATGACGTAG